From the Cryptomeria japonica chromosome 2, Sugi_1.0, whole genome shotgun sequence genome, one window contains:
- the LOC131064848 gene encoding disease resistance protein TAO1-like, with protein MADKLRDEPYIQKKLRASYDTLDSFEKEMFLDVACFLTGREKEIAMIFWAELNRSVHASLRHLLQKSLVNLGSSNDFLMNRCLQDLGTTVASEISTEPHKRTRLFDEDDVHHMLRRHWEKAKKVHYLRYEPKERKTMKADMFKQLYNLRLLWLSNVEIKGHFAEATCFDELIWLRLTRCSLTRLPPGMNLNKLVILEVTDSQITQLWDEKTEEYSNIWPEKLKVLILRECGSLETLPATIIYTQLQILDLHNCHSLRSLPNNLANNVGNFHSLVSLNMKGCGVSCLPGDFGMLSSLEELDLSWCKNLCDLPASFGNLTRLEKLQIHHNSNLRELPTTIGGLESLAYLDAGNCQLCENGLPAGLFELSSLRIINFEHNRFCSLPGSFQKLSGL; from the exons ATGGCAGACAAGTTAAGGGATGAGCCTTATATACAAAAGAAACTCAGAGCCTCCTACGATACCCTGGATTCCTTTGAAAAGGAAATGTTTCTAGATGTTGCTTGTTTTCTTACAGGAAGGGAGAAAGAAATTGCTATGATCTTTTGGGCAGAGCTGAATCGGAGTGTTCATGCTTCTCTCAGACATCTCTTGCAAAAGTCTTTGGTCAACTTGGGTTCTAGTAACGACTTTCTGATGAATCGGTGCCTCCAAGATTTGGGAACTACTGTAGCAAGTGAAATTTCTACAGAGCCCCATAAACGCACAAGACTATTCGATGAGGACGATGTGCACCATATGTTACGCCGACACTGG GAAAAGGCCAAAAAAGTTCATTATCTTCGCTACGAGCCCAAGGAAAGGAAGACAATGAAGGCAGACATGTTCAAGCAGCTGTACAACTTGAGGTTGCTCTGGCTTTCAAATGTTGAGATAAAGGGACACTTTGCTGAGGCAACCTGCTTCGATGAATTGATATGGCTAAGATTGACGAGATGTTCGTTAACACGGCTACCTCCAGGAATGAACCTGAACAAGCTTGTTATTCTGGAGGTAACCGATAGTCAGATAACTCAGCTTTGGGACGAAAAAACAGAAGAATATTCAAAC ATATGGCCGGAGAAACTTAAAGTGCTTATTTTGAGAGAATGCGGGTCCCTGGAAACACTTCCTGCTACAATAATCTATACCCAGTTGCAGATTCTGGACTTGCACAATTGCCATTCACTCAGAAGCCTGCCCAATAATTTGGCCAATAATGTGGGAAACTTCCACAGCTTAGTTTCTCTCAACATGAAAGGCTGTGGTGTTTCTTGTTTGCCTGGGGATTTCGGTATGCTTTCAAGTCTGGAAGAATTGGATCTATCTTGGTGTAAGAATTTATGCGACCTTCCTGCTAGTTTTGGCAATTTGACTCGGTTGGAAAAACTACAAATTCACCACAATTCAAATCTTAGAGAGCTACCGACCACCATTGGTGGCCTAGAAAGTTTGGCTTATCTGGATGCCGGCAACTGCCAACTGTGTGAAAATGGACTCCCAGCCGGACTATTCGAATTGTCTTCTTTAAGAATCATCAACTTTGAGCATAATAGATTTTGCAGTCTTCCCGGCAGCTTCCAAAAGTTGAGTGGACTTTAG
- the LOC131064837 gene encoding disease resistance protein ADR2-like, which translates to MLGSLQEAYWGSDQVKVVKLQTLKREFEYLKMQEAESISDYCVRVRDVVNKMATLGETVSNEVLIKKAKDEALDTFEKFKALVENEKGDSDLIQDVVRKVVKFLQSAKVHLDTPKCFGLDWRVEHVRRLLNLAEREKKIVKVGIHGMPGIGKTTLAKVVCKEVFYSQFEMHCFVLNVGERCQLENGLVELQIYMLQEVSRFMPKEDSQVGVEVEHIDRGKYLLQECLRGKRVLLLLDDIQSVEQLEALGGNFTDFGAGSRLLITSQNQQILKVANVDGMYEVRIQIPRVP; encoded by the exons ATGCTTGGAAGTTTACAAGAAGCTTACtggggtagtgatcaagttaaggtggtcaagcttcagacattaaAGCGAGAGTTCgaatatttgaagatgcaagaagctgaaagtataagtgactATTGTGTAAGAGTTagagatgtggtcaataaaatggctacacttggggaaactGTAagtaatgaagttttgataaaaaag gccaaagatgaagccctgGATACATTCGAGAAGTTCAAAGCCCTCgtagaaaatgagaaagg GGACAGCGATTTGATTCAAGATGTAGTGAGGAAGGTAGTGAAATTCTTACAGTCAGCTAAGGTTCATTTAGATACTCCGAAATGCTTTGGTTTAGACTGGCGCGTGGAGCATGTCAGGAGATTGCTCAACTTAGCGGAACGTGAGAAGAAGATTGTGAAAGTGGGTATACATGGGATGCCCGGTATTGGTAAAACCACTCTGGCCAAGGTTGTTTGCAAAGAAGTCTTCTACAGTCAGTTTGAAATGCATTGTTTTGTACTTAATGTGGGAGAAAGATGTCAGCTGGAAAATGGGCTCGTAGAGCTGCAAATCTATATGCTCCAAGAGGTTTCCCGATTCATGCCCAAAGAAGATTCCCAAGTCGGAGTCGAAGTAGAACATATTGATCGAGGTAAATATCTGCTACAAGAGTGTCTCAGGGGTAAGAGAGTTCTTCTCCTCCTTGATGACATTCAAAGTGTCGAGCAGCTGGAAGCTCTTGGGGGAAATTTCACTGACTTCGGGGCAGGCAGTCGTTTGCTCATTACATCTCAGAATCAACAAATTCTAAAAGTGGCGAACGTTGATGGAATGTACGAGGTAAGGATTCAAATTCCACGCGTTCCCTAA